The sequence below is a genomic window from Equus quagga isolate Etosha38 unplaced genomic scaffold, UCLA_HA_Equagga_1.0 112417_RagTag, whole genome shotgun sequence.
GctgccacccccactgccctctgcccagtcctcccctccccttcctgagtGTGCGTCCCCCACACATGCAGAGCTGTCATGGGCAGTACACGGTGCCAGCCACCCTTCCGCACAGCCCCTGCCTTTTCCCGGGCAGAGCTCACCACCTGCTCCCCCGGCCCTCCGCCATGCGTGCAATGAGGGGTCCACCTCCCCACTAGCCTGGGCAGGCACCCGGCCCCATTTAGCTCTggatcctcagtgcctagaagcAGGAGGCTCATGGAAAATTCTGGTTGAGCAAATGAGATTGAACATGAGAAAAATACTTGCCTCAAAGAGGCAGGCAGCATTTCAGAAATGGCTAGAAACCCAGCCAGGCTCTCATCTCTGCCTCGACTTCCCTCACTGGAGGTGTTTTCCTGGGTCACAGGATTGATGACTCAATGGGACCCGTTCCCTCCCAATTTAGCTGCCAGCCTCTGGCCTCTCCCATTGAGGAGCCAAGCAGGGCCAACCCTgaccctgccctccagggagAGAACGTGCTCTTCTTGGTGACCAATTTCCTTGTGACACCAGAAAGAGTTCAGGGCTGATGCCCAGAGGTCAGGCTGCCTGGGAGCCTCCCAGCACGTCCCTGGTTCCTCCATCAGCCCTGGGTCACAGCCGTGtccccccttctccttcccaggtACCTGAGGCTCAGCATGTGCTGCTGTAGCCCAGGCTCTGAGCTGAGACCTTTCCtgaatcatttcatttcatctcacGAACACCCTGCCTGGCAGGAATTACTGCAGGCCCCATTGAagaggagaagactgaggctcagccagCCTGAGTCACTGACCCAAGGCCTCCAGCCTGTGGGTGATGGGACTCTGCACCCCTGAGCAGTCTGCTTCCAGATCCTTCCACTGTTGTCTCCTTGAGGTTCCCTGTGTGGATTTTGTGTGAACAGTTGGGACCCAGGACACAGCCCTGGAAGCCTGCCTCCACGGTGACATCTTTCTTTAGTTGAGTCCAACACTGAATCACTTGCTGGGCTGGAGGGTAACTGTGTGGCCTCTGTCCCCTGAGTCCTGGTCATTGGTCCCACCACAGTGGCTGGGGTGCCACATGTCCCTGGTTGGTCTGTCCACAAAGAGGTGAGGCATGGGCACAGAGGATGTGCTGACGTTCGGAAACACATACGATGTCCTTCCCTTTCCAAATGCTCAGAAATGTCTAGTTAATGTTCGGTTTGTAGACTGTCCTGAAATTGTGCTGGGGCCACGGTTGTGTGTTTTCTGGAATCCGTGTGATCCTCTTTGCCCCTGTCCGGGCTTCTGGCCCTTCCCTCGAAACTGCCGGGGCTGGGTGATCCACCAGATCTGACAAGCCAGCTTCCTGAGATAGCAGAGTTCCCGCCAGCTCCTTTCAGGGGTCCTCGTCGTCTGGTCCCTCCCAGCACATACACTGTGTCCTTCTAGTGTCACAGCCTCCAGCAAGTACCTGCCGAGCCTGCCCCAGACGAGGCTTGTGAAACTCCACTGTCCCCACCTCACAGAGCTCCTGCACAGACAGCGCAGGCAAGGCGGCCGTCCTGCGATGGGGGCAGAAGCTGCAGCTGGGAGACCCAGGGAGGCACGTCAGCCAACCCAGGGCCTCGGGAAGGGTTCCTGCAGGGTGTGAGGATAGAGGGGGATCTTGAGGATGTCCAGGCAGAGGGGGTTGTGTCGACAAAGACCCCGAGCTGTGTGAGCCCCTCCAGGGCTCTCTGCACTGAGTAGGGTTGTCGTTAGATGTGGACTGGGCCAGGAACGGGGTCGCCCTGGGTCACAGGGCCTGTGAGCCCCTCTCAGGAGCTGAAGTGGatccagcagcagcagagccaCAGACAGGCTCAGGGGAGGGGCACGACCATCTGTGCATTGGGATGGACCACGTGGGCTACTGGAGGGAGGTggatgggggcagaggtggggcccgTGCTGGTCACCATGGGGTCTGGTCAGAGGAGATGGTGGCCCAGCCcgggtggagaggaggggcagaatCAGGACATAGGTAGGGACAGCGAGGCAGAGCAGGTGGCCCCACTCTGTCCCATGCCACTTCtcacagccccacccccacaaagTCCCACCATCTCCTTTGGCTTCTCCGAgtccccagcccttcctgccacCCTGGTGCTGCattcctcctgctgcccctgagcCACGGGCCCTGGACAGAGGCGTCCACCCTCCGCCTGGCAGAGCCATGTCTGTGCCAGTGCCCGACGCTTGAGGGCACTTCCTCTCTGGGGTCTGGGACTCCCAGAGAGctcagccccgccccctcctggcTGATGCCCAGAACTCTGTGACCCTGTGCAGGCACTGATGTCCCTGTTTACAGCAGAACAAGCCAGGAAGGGACTGGCCTGTGGTCCCTTGGCCAGTGTGTGAGGTCCCACTTCCCTAGGGGCTCCTCTGAGGAGGGTCCCGCCCTTTGTGTGCCACAACCAGCACCTCCACCCTGTCATGAGCTCACCCTCCCAGAGTCCCCCCACCTTTCCTATTCTGTTGTCTGAATTGGAccagaggagctgggcctggaggagtCACTTCTGCCTCTCCTCTACCGGGGACAGAACTGTCGGGAGGGAAGGAGTCTCGCTCTCCCTTGGGAGACAGTGCTGCACCCCTATCTGGCTGTGGGGCTGCTCGCCCTCCCCCTCTGAGCACCTCCTTTTATCTGCACCCTCCAGCTTTCCCGTGTGCCCAAACTCAGGGAACCTGGGGGCTAAGCAGGGGAGTGTCCTTGGGGACTGCAGGGCTGGGTCACACAGGGGAGacacctcctgggcctggacagcTCTGGTCTCTCACCACCTCAGCCCCTTCCATCCCATTAGGGACCTGCTGGTCTGTCCTGAAGTGGAGATGGGGACACACAGCCACGGTCACTGTGGGCCCTGTCTTCCAGCGCCTCCACTGCGATGGAGGTTCAGGGGGCCGGGCTGGGACCTGGGTGGCTCCCACATGCAGGCCCGGTGGTGGCTCTGCgtctcttctttctgccagcaggcccctgcccactcccttccCAGGCCCTGTGGAGACTGGAGGCCTGGAGTTTGTCTTGTGTTTTCAAGGCATCAAAATGTGCCAGTGTGTGATCTTCAATGGGACCTGTGAGATGTGGGGCTGGTGCCCCGTGGAGAATGACACTGTGCCTGTGCAAGTGTCCCCGACACCCAGGGCAGGGTCCTAGGACCAGCAGACTCTGCTCCTTACCTCCCCCACCTGCAGGAAGCCCTTCCTGCTGAACTTCCTCCTGAAGCTGAGAACTTCACCCTGTTCATCAAAATCACTGTCACCTTCAGCAAGTTCAACTTCTCCAAGTGAGCACAGTGGGTCCTGGCTGGCCCTGATCCTCCTTGTCCCCTCCTGGTCTGAACCCCAGACCCACACACTCTTAGGTTCACTGCCTTGGAGACCTGAGACATCACCTATTTCAAGCGATGCCGCTACGACCCACGCTTCAGCCCCTGCTGCCCTGTGTTCTGCATCGGCGACCTCGTGGCCATGGCTGGAGGGGTCTTTGAGGACCTGGCATTGCAGTGGGTCTGTTGGGGCCAGGGTTCTGGGAGGGCTCGGGGAGAGGGTCCGGGGAGAGAGATCATGGCCCTGAGGCCTGGTTATTGGAGTGGGGTCGTGTGTCCTTGCTTGTCCTTGGGGCCCAGAGAAAGTGATGTTGAGGCTGCAGAGAGTGGAGGAGTAAAGCTGCCAAAGCCAGTGGCTTCCTGTGTGGTCCTCACAGGCAGGAACAGGGAGGGGGAGGTGTCTATGGTAGATGGAGTATGGCCTTGGGGAGACCATGGGGGGGTACAGCGTGGGCCTGGGGTCCCCAAGCATGTGGCCTCGCCACCACCAGGTGGGCTGAAGTTACCTGGAGCAGGTCCAGGTGCTTGTGCATCCACCTGGCCCCGTGTGTCCCATCCCAATCCTTTGTCACAAAGCCCTGAGGGGGCGGTAGGGAGAGAGGCTGCTGGAAGCTtcaggcagccctgggctgggaaacAGCTGCTGCCTCAGTCTGCACGTGGGTGCACGCCCAGGGGACCCTGTGCGCCATATGGTCCTGTGCCTTAGAGATGCGTGTGCCCGGGCAGGGGGCCTCTCCATCTGGGGCAGGCCTCAGGATTGCCCTGCTCTCTGGGGGCCCTGGGAAACCGAGGGAAACCCGGAACTGCACTGCCCTTTCTAGGCAGCCTCCTGGGGTCCAGCCTGTGCTCTCTGGATGTGCCCCTGAGCGGACATGTGGGGAGCCTGGAGGGAGCCTGGCCCCGCCCTGTCAGGGACCCCTCTGTGCCTGGTGTGTGTAGCTGGGCAGAGGGCACTGGCTTGAGGGCAGGACACAGGAACACAGGCCTGGCCATGTCCCTGACTCCAGTCTGGCGTCTTTCCTGTTATAGAACCTTTGCTCCTTTGCTGTGGATTGGGGACAATCATCTGATcccaggggagaggtgaggaCTCAGTGCCACAAAGAACACCACAGTGGACACGGCAGCAGGCCACATGGCTGGTCGAGCTGTTATTACTGTGGGTCCCTGGGACTCGAGGCTCTTGCCTGCCCACCCTACTCCACCTGCCCAGGTGGCTGGACTTGGTCATAAGCTGGAAGACGCTGGGCAAAGTCCACCACACCAGCGCTGGCCACAGCCCACTCCCAAAGACTCGAAGCTCGGCACCTGGGCTGAGGTCCTGAGGTCCTGAGGACCCTTTGGCATAGGCAGGCCTGCAAATCTGAGCTGTTCTGGATAGAGGCTCTGCCAGCCCCTCCACCCTTCCTTGCAGGCCCCCAGTGGTCCTCATTCGTTGGCAGGATGCTCCATGTTGCTGGGCTCCTGGGCTGGTGCCTGGCTGGGGGACGGCACAGCCCACACCATCTCCTCCAGGCTGCCTTGTGTGGCAGTCAACCCCGGCCGCTCCCGCTGGTTCTCCTTGCTGTGCCAGATGCCGTAGCCAAAATACACCACGAGTCCTGCAAGGGTGGCACAAGCCTGAGGGGCAggtcccagccctgcttccctgcttgccctcctcctgcagccccctgGGTCTGAGCCTGGCCCCCACTCACCGATCAGCAGCCCGATGGACAAGCGCATCCAGGCCAGGTAGCTCAGGTGCAGCATGAGGAAGATGTTGAGGAGGATGCTCAGGGCAGGAGTCAGGGGCACCATGGGAACCTGAGGGgacaagggcagggctgggctgagctgcagggaagggctgctggcccagggcctgatTTCTCGGGACTCCACAGAGCCTTTCGCTGCCTCTGGAGATTCCGGAGACAAGGGCCCACCCGCCATGCAGAGAGAGGGGTGTGGGGCACTAGCCTCCCCCGCTCTGCGGCCCTGGTGCATCCTGCCacggcagaggaggaaggggcgaagggagctggctgggctgagcACGGTGGGTGCTGGCTGGAGGAAGTACCTGAAAGGTGTCCTGCCGGCGCTGTTGCTGGTGGGCCCCCAggatgaggagactgagcagaaacgtggcggagctgagcaggagcagcagggtgtaGCCCCAGGGCGGGAGGTGCAGGGCCGAGTGCCCGAAGACCAGCATGCAGTCCAGGGTGATGGCCGAGGCCACCAGAACACCGAATGCCCAAGCCACGGCGGCTCCGGGTCTGCACCCACCCAGGAAGCCGAGGTAGGGCCTCAGGGCTGGTCGCAGCTGCCCGGGCTCAGAGGCTGAGGCCTGCTGTGTGTCCACAGGGCTGCCTGGGCACTGTGAACAGTATGGAGAGGCCTTTCAAAAGCGTAGCATGATCATGCTGGTGGCCACGAAGCTATAGTCCATCAGCGCGTCGATGGACAGGAACTGGACCAGTACTTCTAGGTCTAGAAGCAGTGCCAGGAAAGCCATAAGGACCCTGA
It includes:
- the LOC124232762 gene encoding cationic amino acid transporter 4-like, which codes for MLVFGHSALHLPPWGYTLLLLLSSATFLLSLLILGAHQQQRRQDTFQVPMVPLTPALSILLNIFLMLHLSYLAWMRLSIGLLIGLVVYFGYGIWHSKENQRERPGLTATQGSLEEMVWAVPSPSQAPAQEPSNMEHPANE